In a single window of the Olivibacter sp. SDN3 genome:
- a CDS encoding TIGR01212 family radical SAM protein (This family includes YhcC from E. coli K-12, an uncharacterized radical SAM protein.) — MATLLDTGIKPYNHYGAYLKKKYNDKRVFKIIVDGNFTCPNRDGSKGYGGCSYCNVDSFTPESARKLPTIREQIERGMEKAINSYRAEKFVIYFQPNTNTYAPAHYLKAMYDEALSIAPENVVGLSVGTRPDCIDFEKVALLESYTDRYDVDLEMGMESIYNDTLNRINRGCSHEELEQTLHLVQNSPLDICVHTIFGFPWETKEMMLKYADEINRFPQIKFVKLHHLHIVEGSIMGVQYKRNPFHVFSLAEYTDFLCEFIPLLRPDIILQRLFGLADQELLIAPIWGKGKSSIQTYIDKALERRGAVQGSQYSVPVANTF; from the coding sequence ATGGCAACTCTACTAGACACCGGAATAAAACCTTACAATCACTACGGGGCATATCTAAAGAAGAAATACAATGATAAGCGGGTGTTCAAGATTATTGTTGACGGTAATTTTACCTGTCCCAATCGTGATGGTAGTAAAGGCTATGGTGGATGTTCCTATTGTAATGTCGATTCTTTTACACCTGAGAGTGCACGTAAATTACCCACGATACGTGAGCAGATAGAGCGAGGGATGGAGAAGGCAATCAATAGTTACCGAGCCGAGAAATTTGTGATTTATTTTCAACCCAATACCAACACTTACGCGCCAGCGCATTATTTAAAAGCGATGTATGATGAAGCGCTCAGTATTGCACCTGAAAACGTTGTAGGTCTATCCGTTGGAACAAGACCTGATTGTATCGATTTTGAAAAAGTTGCTTTATTGGAAAGTTATACAGATCGTTATGACGTGGATCTTGAGATGGGGATGGAGTCAATTTATAATGATACGTTAAACCGGATTAATCGTGGGTGCTCACACGAAGAATTGGAACAAACGTTACATCTTGTTCAAAACAGCCCACTTGATATCTGCGTACACACCATTTTTGGTTTTCCTTGGGAAACCAAGGAGATGATGCTGAAATATGCTGATGAAATTAATCGTTTTCCGCAAATCAAATTTGTTAAGTTACATCACCTTCATATTGTGGAAGGCTCTATTATGGGCGTTCAGTATAAGCGTAACCCATTTCATGTATTTAGCTTAGCGGAATATACCGATTTTCTCTGTGAGTTTATACCATTGCTGCGCCCCGACATTATTTTGCAAAGACTCTTCGGTTTGGCAGATCAGGAGTTGTTGATTGCCCCGATTTGGGGTAAGGGCAAATCCAGTATACAAACGTATATTGATAAAGCGCTTGAAAGGCGAGGGGCTGTACAGGGCTCTCAATATAGTGTTCCGGTTGCTAATACGTTTTAA
- a CDS encoding PepSY domain-containing protein, with product MARQTIKWEKIRKLLNDIHLWMGLASGLILIAVCLSGTIYVYNTELQELSSPHLYRVQQQDSSTERMPAAELIAIVKAASGGNVTSVNIPDDAARTYQISVRAADDKSRFGTSYFINPYNGEIVGTSLEKSKMADFMRDMFSLHRWLFLDRIEEPIFEGLENRKLGSYITGTATILFTLGALTGIVLWFPKKLRNWKQGLKIKWGGSWKRTNHDLHNTLGFYSFILLLLMGITGPQWSFEWYRDGLRKVLGTYEANATRGRPDGAPTGKGGANKAESEKEEVTLLPIERYLASADQTLTYKGDYRITLPKTIKEHVSLNKTKVGFFAPAAGDQLKLNTQTAALEEVSVFTDKPLNERISSSIKAIHVGNVYGSFTKLLYFIACLIATTLPVTGTLIWINKMKKKPSSKWVQKKRDIATKQRPVVASTNG from the coding sequence ATGGCAAGGCAAACAATTAAATGGGAAAAAATCAGAAAATTATTGAACGATATCCATCTATGGATGGGATTAGCCAGTGGACTGATACTCATTGCTGTTTGCCTGAGTGGTACGATCTATGTCTACAATACTGAATTGCAAGAGCTTAGTTCTCCTCATTTATATCGTGTACAGCAGCAGGACTCTTCTACAGAAAGAATGCCTGCTGCTGAACTGATTGCTATTGTCAAAGCTGCTTCGGGCGGAAACGTAACCAGTGTTAATATTCCTGATGATGCGGCGCGCACTTACCAAATCAGTGTTCGAGCAGCAGACGATAAAAGCAGGTTTGGAACAAGCTATTTTATAAACCCTTATAATGGTGAAATTGTCGGAACTTCCTTAGAAAAATCTAAAATGGCTGATTTTATGCGGGATATGTTCAGCTTACATCGTTGGTTATTTTTAGATAGAATAGAAGAACCAATTTTTGAGGGACTTGAAAACCGAAAACTAGGCAGTTACATTACCGGTACAGCGACTATACTGTTTACCCTCGGGGCGCTCACGGGAATTGTCCTATGGTTTCCCAAAAAATTAAGAAACTGGAAACAGGGACTTAAAATAAAATGGGGCGGAAGTTGGAAACGGACGAATCACGATCTTCACAATACCCTAGGTTTTTACTCTTTTATTCTATTATTGCTAATGGGTATTACTGGGCCACAATGGTCTTTTGAATGGTATCGCGATGGGCTGCGTAAAGTGTTAGGAACCTACGAGGCAAATGCAACGCGAGGTAGACCTGATGGCGCACCGACAGGGAAAGGTGGTGCCAATAAAGCGGAATCCGAGAAAGAAGAGGTAACGTTACTCCCAATAGAACGGTATTTAGCTTCAGCAGATCAAACATTGACGTATAAAGGCGATTATCGAATCACGCTACCTAAGACCATAAAGGAACACGTGAGTTTGAATAAAACGAAAGTAGGTTTTTTTGCTCCTGCCGCAGGAGATCAACTAAAACTGAATACACAAACCGCAGCCCTGGAAGAAGTGAGCGTCTTTACTGATAAACCGTTAAATGAACGCATTTCTAGTTCTATAAAAGCCATACATGTGGGAAATGTATACGGGTCTTTCACGAAATTACTTTATTTCATCGCTTGCTTGATAGCTACCACTTTACCCGTTACCGGAACGCTCATATGGATTAATAAAATGAAAAAGAAACCATCCTCCAAGTGGGTACAAAAGAAAAGAGATATAGCGACAAAACAACGGCCTGTTGTAGCCTCAACAAATGGTTAA
- a CDS encoding helix-turn-helix transcriptional regulator: MLKFGFSVDEHYAIKPIFHYTERFLDLDEHPKYLEYRSTNDERDLKELAYVIDGMRIRYAKLSFQEISELHIHNEQPFVQLRVNLNDQSVVYVEGDKPHVLKSQQYNLLFFPKGKQIIDRFPAGDEQEILRVDLQPHLFLKYCPALKSGFQFFREQVIESNFSVLSKNGLPLNTQMCEIIRDIISCRKSDLFRHIYLKVKIAELLLLQLEQFEQLRIGGRENTVMVLKEKELQRVQRVKEILENQYHLDHTLLSLARNVGTNDASLKKHFKQAFGVTVFSYLNEVRMLRAKALLLQENEKVAVVAGKVGYKHATHFSAAFKKYFGYLPTRIKLACVSCLFDVSALLSGIEMAFAPYA; the protein is encoded by the coding sequence ATGCTAAAATTCGGGTTTTCGGTGGACGAGCATTACGCGATAAAGCCTATTTTTCATTATACAGAGAGATTTTTAGATCTGGACGAACATCCGAAGTACCTAGAGTATCGATCTACTAATGACGAAAGAGATCTTAAAGAGCTTGCCTATGTTATTGACGGGATGCGTATTCGTTATGCTAAATTAAGCTTCCAGGAAATATCGGAATTGCATATACATAATGAGCAGCCTTTTGTCCAGTTACGTGTGAACTTAAATGATCAAAGTGTGGTTTATGTGGAGGGGGATAAACCGCATGTATTAAAATCTCAACAATATAATCTATTATTCTTTCCTAAGGGCAAGCAGATTATTGACCGGTTTCCTGCTGGCGATGAACAGGAAATATTAAGAGTTGATTTACAACCCCATTTATTTCTTAAATACTGTCCAGCTTTGAAGTCGGGGTTTCAGTTTTTCAGAGAGCAGGTAATAGAAAGTAATTTTTCGGTATTATCAAAAAACGGCTTGCCGTTGAACACACAAATGTGTGAAATTATACGAGATATTATATCCTGCCGAAAATCGGATCTGTTTCGCCACATTTATTTAAAGGTTAAGATTGCTGAGCTTTTGTTACTGCAATTAGAGCAGTTTGAACAATTACGGATAGGAGGAAGAGAAAATACGGTTATGGTGCTTAAAGAAAAGGAATTGCAGCGGGTGCAGCGGGTGAAAGAGATTTTGGAAAACCAATACCATCTTGACCATACTTTGTTAAGTTTAGCCCGTAATGTAGGGACGAATGATGCTAGCTTGAAGAAACACTTTAAACAGGCCTTCGGGGTAACGGTATTTTCATACCTTAATGAGGTGCGAATGTTACGTGCTAAGGCTTTGCTATTGCAGGAAAATGAAAAAGTAGCTGTAGTAGCAGGAAAGGTGGGCTATAAGCATGCCACACACTTTTCTGCTGCTTTCAAGAAATATTTTGGCTATTTACCAACTCGGATAAAACTTGCGTGTGTTTCGTGCTTGTTTGATGTTAGCGCATTATTGAGTGGGATAGAGATGGCTTTTGCGCCATATGCTTAA
- a CDS encoding SusC/RagA family TonB-linked outer membrane protein encodes MYRPKLLLLLLSFCCTVPLFAQNIEITGRVADEVSGAPLPGVSIHVKGNNGLTKTDQEGKYRVSATVGETLVFRFIGYKTTEVAINAGRNQVDVNMAQDVNQLNEVVVTGALGLKRSAREMGSATAIVDNEYLNLGKTVNPINGLASKVSSLRINVYDSKVDPQIQVRLRGSRSLSRNAGANDPIYVVDGIPVPDINRINPNDIANITVLKGANAAALYGSEGVNGAIMIETKKGKTGGGNIRFSNSTLFSNVMLLPPAQTSFGQGTGGEYSATQFESWGPAFDGSTRPFGPQLPDGTQPDLVYSAPGRDGRLDLFNTGLNVQNDLSFTGGNENSTYFVSLQDVRIKGVIPEDEGSRTGARFNGSRKFGKLNTSYTLNYIYNNNNTTPDGPWITAYQLPANFPYQQMENWQDRGTVADPMHFFTDLQQNPYFQIGNYRNNTKQQTFNGKMQFDYEFTDWFSAMYRFGMYATTAESRNTVGRFEAEGRRNVNGSVTDGSDNFRRYNSDLILNFKKQFGDISTKLLLGNNIRADHRKDASIGSGNLLFPDLFNPASRIGELNGSSAITDVRSTSVYGEFTAGYKNYLFVTFTGRNDWTSLLAQQNRSFFYPGVSTSFIASDAIQSIKDSRTVDFLKFFGSWNRTGNVTLNPYQLNNPYSQINGFPFGGQIGFSPSTLFPDPLIEPEFVSSVEAGFQLGMFSNRLNIEANYVYSDSDGQILNAVQSAATGYRTALVNAGNLTNNIVEASISGDLIRKSDFGLNIGVVYSYTNNQVKSLYGSTDNQNVFRQSYAVVNQAFPTLRVNDYQRDNEGNVVVDADGDPVVSNDLVDIGTMVPPHMLGINTNIRYKGFNLGAQFDWRMGAWIYSEIVPRMYNAGTHPATVYNDRQPFVWPNSVIQNADGTYSPNTTPVSSTGRSFWAIQGAVQSNTVAKGDYFKLRELNLSYNLPSKWLTGQKSIKAASIGFVANNLFIIRHSSNDLGDPEMLYNQTDGYISFRQVPPYRTYGFNINVEF; translated from the coding sequence ATGTATCGACCAAAATTATTACTCTTATTACTGAGCTTCTGTTGTACAGTTCCATTATTTGCCCAAAACATTGAAATAACCGGAAGAGTTGCCGACGAAGTTTCCGGCGCACCTCTTCCAGGGGTTTCTATTCATGTTAAAGGAAACAATGGTTTGACAAAAACAGACCAAGAAGGAAAATATCGTGTTTCTGCTACCGTTGGAGAAACATTGGTATTTCGATTCATCGGTTATAAAACAACGGAAGTTGCCATCAACGCCGGTAGAAATCAGGTTGATGTCAACATGGCGCAAGATGTAAACCAACTCAACGAAGTGGTGGTAACTGGCGCATTAGGGCTTAAGCGATCGGCACGTGAAATGGGAAGTGCTACAGCTATTGTAGACAATGAATACCTCAACCTAGGAAAGACAGTAAACCCAATTAACGGATTAGCGAGTAAGGTTTCAAGCCTAAGAATCAATGTTTATGATAGCAAGGTAGACCCACAAATACAAGTGCGATTGAGAGGAAGCCGATCGCTAAGTAGAAATGCCGGAGCAAATGATCCCATTTATGTAGTAGATGGTATACCCGTACCTGACATCAATCGCATAAATCCAAATGATATAGCCAATATTACAGTGTTGAAAGGTGCAAATGCTGCTGCTTTGTATGGCTCTGAAGGGGTAAATGGAGCCATCATGATCGAAACAAAAAAAGGCAAAACAGGTGGTGGCAATATTCGTTTTTCCAATTCCACTTTGTTCTCCAATGTGATGTTATTGCCTCCTGCACAGACAAGTTTCGGACAAGGAACAGGGGGTGAATACAGTGCTACTCAATTTGAATCGTGGGGCCCGGCCTTTGATGGATCAACCAGACCTTTCGGACCGCAACTGCCAGATGGCACGCAACCTGACCTCGTATATAGTGCTCCTGGCCGAGACGGTAGACTCGACTTGTTCAACACTGGATTGAATGTTCAAAATGACCTTTCTTTTACCGGAGGAAATGAAAACTCGACCTATTTTGTTTCACTTCAGGACGTGCGCATAAAAGGTGTGATTCCTGAAGATGAAGGTAGTAGAACGGGTGCTCGTTTTAACGGTTCGAGAAAATTTGGCAAACTAAACACTTCCTATACCTTAAACTATATCTATAATAACAACAATACCACTCCAGATGGCCCATGGATTACGGCCTATCAGCTACCTGCTAATTTCCCCTATCAACAAATGGAAAATTGGCAAGATAGGGGAACTGTTGCAGACCCTATGCACTTCTTCACAGACCTACAGCAAAACCCATACTTTCAGATTGGTAATTATCGAAATAACACCAAACAGCAAACCTTCAACGGAAAAATGCAGTTCGATTATGAGTTCACCGATTGGTTTAGCGCCATGTACCGTTTCGGTATGTACGCAACCACTGCCGAAAGCAGAAATACTGTAGGCCGCTTCGAGGCTGAAGGAAGAAGAAATGTGAATGGATCAGTTACGGATGGCAGTGATAATTTCCGGAGATATAATAGTGATTTGATCTTGAACTTTAAAAAACAGTTCGGAGATATCAGTACTAAATTACTCTTAGGTAATAATATTAGGGCAGATCACAGGAAAGATGCATCAATTGGAAGCGGCAATTTGCTTTTCCCTGATCTTTTTAATCCTGCAAGCCGTATTGGTGAATTAAATGGATCTTCAGCTATCACCGACGTCCGTTCCACTTCAGTTTATGGTGAGTTCACTGCCGGATATAAAAATTATCTTTTTGTTACGTTTACTGGCAGGAACGACTGGACTTCCCTCCTTGCGCAACAAAACCGATCATTTTTCTACCCTGGTGTGAGTACTTCTTTTATTGCAAGTGACGCCATTCAAAGCATCAAGGATAGTAGAACCGTAGATTTTCTAAAATTCTTTGGATCATGGAATCGTACAGGAAACGTAACCCTCAACCCTTACCAGCTAAATAATCCTTATAGTCAAATCAACGGATTTCCTTTCGGCGGACAGATTGGTTTTTCGCCGAGCACCCTTTTCCCCGACCCATTGATTGAGCCTGAATTTGTTTCGTCTGTAGAAGCTGGATTCCAATTAGGCATGTTCAGCAACCGTTTAAATATAGAGGCAAATTATGTATACTCAGATTCTGACGGGCAAATTCTGAATGCCGTACAATCAGCAGCCACAGGATATCGAACAGCCTTGGTAAATGCTGGGAACCTTACGAACAACATCGTGGAAGCAAGTATCAGTGGCGATCTTATCCGCAAAAGCGATTTTGGTTTGAATATCGGGGTTGTCTACAGTTATACGAATAATCAAGTGAAATCACTTTACGGATCAACGGACAATCAGAACGTATTTAGACAATCGTATGCAGTGGTCAATCAAGCATTTCCAACACTACGTGTAAACGACTATCAGCGAGACAATGAAGGCAATGTGGTAGTTGATGCTGATGGCGATCCTGTCGTTTCCAATGACTTGGTAGATATCGGTACCATGGTGCCTCCACATATGTTGGGTATTAATACAAACATCCGCTATAAAGGGTTCAATTTAGGAGCACAATTCGACTGGCGCATGGGTGCTTGGATTTATTCAGAAATTGTACCGAGAATGTACAATGCGGGTACACATCCGGCAACGGTTTATAACGACCGTCAACCTTTCGTATGGCCAAATTCTGTAATACAAAATGCAGATGGCACTTATTCACCGAACACCACACCGGTATCGAGCACAGGAAGATCTTTCTGGGCTATTCAAGGTGCCGTACAAAGTAATACCGTCGCCAAAGGTGATTATTTCAAATTAAGAGAACTTAACTTAAGCTATAACCTCCCGTCAAAATGGTTGACAGGACAAAAATCAATTAAAGCGGCTAGTATTGGCTTTGTAGCAAATAACCTATTCATTATCCGACATTCCAGTAATGACTTAGGTGACCCTGAAATGCTTTATAACCAAACAGACGGTTATATCAGTTTCAGGCAAGTACCTCCCTACAGAACTTACGGATTTAACATCAATGTAGAATTTTAG
- a CDS encoding SusD/RagB family nutrient-binding outer membrane lipoprotein has product MKNIKYIIASIAVSVFCSACNKFLDVNNNPNAPVEGNLPLSATLPGALVATANEEAGTVNQLGSFWAGYLGTTSEGVGLFRREKEYNGPLIRHQRDGIHFWENGYVNLEQYRLLQAQAAQENQPFYIGISKVMQALVFMRLVDFYNNIPFDDALQGTDTPSPSYNTGQEVYERSVAYLSEAVTDFRQVNEARIANSGDIMFDGEVIAWIKFANTLKLRALIRQSETGNMSYINTQLASINQNGAGYLSVGEHALIQPGYLNTAGKLNPFWETYYQNVQGNATNNYVDLRPTVFAIEQYSDRNDPRLALLYVPVDNTENYQGVLFGNPNETAQYNRSNTSPFRGPSQNNNQPAALFKSSTQPTVLLGSFESLFLQAEAAQRGWIDGDTKLLYENAISESFAYMEVQDGTFADYIGQNLVNFDATSDKIERIIEQKWLALNFISGVQAWNDYRRLGLPNIPNSLSAPSPSARPLRLMYPETEMMTNGANVSAQGDDGLTSARIWWDVE; this is encoded by the coding sequence ATGAAGAATATAAAATATATTATAGCAAGTATCGCCGTTAGTGTTTTTTGCAGTGCTTGTAACAAATTTTTGGATGTGAACAATAATCCAAACGCGCCGGTCGAAGGAAACTTACCATTATCCGCTACCTTACCGGGAGCGCTTGTAGCCACCGCCAATGAAGAAGCTGGCACTGTTAATCAGCTAGGTAGTTTTTGGGCAGGTTATCTCGGCACTACAAGTGAAGGTGTAGGTCTTTTCAGGAGAGAGAAAGAATACAACGGGCCACTTATACGCCATCAGCGGGATGGCATCCACTTTTGGGAAAATGGATACGTCAACCTAGAGCAGTATCGCCTATTACAGGCACAAGCGGCACAAGAAAATCAACCGTTTTACATAGGTATATCCAAAGTAATGCAGGCACTGGTATTTATGCGTTTAGTAGACTTTTACAATAACATCCCTTTTGACGATGCACTTCAGGGCACTGATACTCCAAGCCCATCTTATAATACAGGACAAGAGGTATACGAGCGGTCCGTAGCGTATCTAAGTGAAGCCGTAACTGATTTCAGGCAAGTTAATGAAGCACGCATTGCAAATTCAGGAGATATCATGTTCGACGGCGAAGTAATTGCTTGGATTAAGTTTGCCAATACACTAAAATTACGCGCATTGATTCGGCAAAGTGAAACGGGAAACATGTCTTACATTAACACACAGTTGGCTTCTATCAATCAAAACGGTGCAGGATATCTATCTGTAGGTGAACATGCACTCATACAACCTGGTTACCTAAATACCGCTGGAAAGTTAAATCCTTTTTGGGAAACCTACTATCAGAATGTACAGGGAAACGCCACCAACAACTATGTTGATTTGAGACCAACTGTTTTTGCTATTGAACAATACAGCGATAGAAATGACCCTCGTTTAGCACTTCTATATGTACCTGTAGACAACACCGAGAATTACCAGGGTGTACTATTTGGCAATCCAAATGAGACTGCACAATATAACAGAAGTAACACGTCCCCTTTCAGAGGTCCTTCGCAGAACAATAACCAGCCAGCAGCATTGTTTAAATCAAGCACACAACCCACAGTGCTCTTAGGCTCTTTCGAAAGTCTATTCCTACAAGCCGAGGCAGCTCAACGTGGCTGGATTGATGGTGATACAAAGTTATTATATGAAAACGCAATTAGCGAATCCTTCGCTTACATGGAAGTACAAGATGGTACATTTGCCGATTATATCGGTCAAAATCTCGTAAACTTCGATGCCACATCGGATAAAATTGAACGTATCATTGAGCAAAAATGGCTGGCACTTAACTTCATAAGTGGTGTCCAAGCCTGGAATGACTATAGACGATTAGGCCTTCCCAATATTCCTAATTCCTTATCTGCTCCTTCTCCAAGCGCCAGGCCATTGAGACTGATGTACCCGGAGACAGAAATGATGACAAACGGAGCTAATGTGTCTGCTCAAGGAGACGATGGTTTAACTAGCGCTCGTATTTGGTGGGATGTAGAATAA